From the Perognathus longimembris pacificus isolate PPM17 chromosome 9, ASM2315922v1, whole genome shotgun sequence genome, one window contains:
- the LOC125357684 gene encoding protein BRAWNIN-like produces the protein MPAGMSWPSYLKMAAASLLAMCASAQVVHSYYWPDLTSRESPPKHGELKTELLGLKERQHKPQVAEQ, from the coding sequence ATGCCTGCGGGCATGTCCTGGCCTAGTTATCTGAAAATGGCAGCGGCCAGCCTCCTGGCCATGTGTGCCAGTGCCCAAGTGGTGCACAGTTACTACTGGCCCGACCTGACAAGCCGTGAAAGTCCACCAAAGCATGGAGAACTCAAAACAGAGCTCTTAGGACTAAAAGAGAGACAACACAAACCTCAGGTCGCAGAGCAATAA
- the LOC125357518 gene encoding KH homology domain-containing protein 1-like, which translates to MDTCSLSMGALWTEPENFSAPLVLYLEEEQEEEIFGQEDRYLRCMEEHSHTLIQLEPWFTVTGHTRVTVVGPPRARQWLMGMIWLLEHKDFHYRARGYQMLQSVRSQPLTTKDLAACLCVQLDSLVVKGYQDK; encoded by the exons ATGGACACGTGCTCTCTCAGCATGGGAGCATTGTGGACCGAGCCTGAAAATTTCAGTGCTCCGTTGGTTTTGTAcctggaagaggagcaggaggaggagattttCG GGCAGGAGGACAGATACCTTCGCTGCATGGAGGAGCACAGCCACACCCTCATTCAGCTGGAGCCCTGGTTCACCGTCACAGGCCACACTCGAGTCACCGTGGTGGGGCCCCCAAGGGCCAGACAATGGCTGATGGGCATGATATGGCTTTTGGAGCACAAGGACTTTCACTATCGAGCTCGAG gctaccaGATGCTGCAAAGTGTCCGGAGCCAGCCACTAACCACAAAAGACTTGGCCGCCTGCCTCTGTGTGCAGCTGGACTCCTTGGTGGTGAAAGGCTACCAGGACAAGTGA